A single region of the Halanaerobiaceae bacterium ANBcell28 genome encodes:
- a CDS encoding YbaB/EbfC family nucleoid-associated protein — protein sequence MNMNKLMKQAQQMQAKMTKMQEELQEKTLETSAGGGVVKVVVNGKQEVLDLKIDPDAVDPEDVEMLEDLILAAVNEGMRKIQDMINDEMGKVTGGMNIPGMF from the coding sequence ATGAATATGAATAAATTAATGAAACAGGCGCAACAAATGCAGGCAAAGATGACAAAGATGCAGGAAGAGTTACAAGAAAAGACTTTGGAAACTAGTGCTGGTGGAGGAGTAGTAAAAGTTGTTGTTAATGGTAAACAGGAAGTTTTGGACCTTAAGATTGACCCAGATGCTGTTGACCCAGAAGATGTAGAAATGCTAGAAGATTTAATTTTAGCTGCTGTTAATGAAGGAATGCGTAAGATACAAGATATGATTAATGATGAAATGGGTAAGGTAACTGGTGGGATGAATATCCCTGGGATGTTTTAA